A single window of Botrytis cinerea B05.10 chromosome 3, complete sequence DNA harbors:
- the Bcrps5 gene encoding Bcrps5, whose amino-acid sequence MSEGEIEVEAVSGYQVLPKEVTEEIGSIKLFNKWSYEDVEIRDISLTDYIQIRAPVYISHSAGRYAQKRFRKANCPIIERLTNSLMMNGRNNGKKLMAVRIVAHAFEIIHIMTDQNPIQVAVDAIVNCGPREDSTRIGSAGTVRRQAVDVSPLRRVNQAIALLTIGAREASFRNVKSIAECLAEELINAAKGSSNSYAIKKKDELERVAKSNR is encoded by the exons ATGTCTGAAGGAGAAATCGAAGTCGAGGCCGTTTCCGGCTACCAAGTGCTCCCAAAGGAGGTCACTGAGGAGATTGGAAGCATCAAG CTTTTCAACAAATGGAGCTACGAGGATGTTGAGATTCGCGACATCTCTTTGAC CGATTACATTCAAATCAGAGCCCCAGTCTACATCTCCCACTCCGCCGGTCGTTATGCGCAAAAGAGATTCAGAAAGGCCAACTGCCCAATCATTGAGCGTCTCACCAACTCCTTGATGATGAACGGTCGCAACAACGGAAAGAAGCTCATGGCTGTCCGCATTGTTGCCCACGCCTTCGAGATC ATCCACATCATGACCGACCAAAACCCAATCCAAGTTGCCGTTGATGCTATCGTCAACTGCGGTCCTCGCGAAGATTCCACCCGTATCGGATCTGCCGGTACCGTCCGTCGTCAAGCCGTCGATGTCTCCCCTCTCCGCCGTGTCAACCAAGCCATTGCTCTCCTTACCATCGGTGCCCGTGAAGCTTCATTCAGAAACGTCAAGTCCATTGCTGAGTGCTTGGCTGAAGAATTGATCAACGCTGCTAAGGGAAGCAGCAACTCCTACGCcatcaagaagaaggatgagtTGGAGCGTGTCGCCAAGAGCAATCGTTAA